A genomic stretch from Bradyrhizobium quebecense includes:
- a CDS encoding glutathione S-transferase N-terminal domain-containing protein produces MIDLHYWSTPNGHKITMFLEETGLEYKVFPVNIGKGDQFKPDFLQVAPNNRIPAIVDHAPKGGGKPISLFESGAILLYLAEKTGKFLPADLYGRYDAIQWTFWQMGGLGPMAGQNHHFRNYAVEKLPYAIDRYVNETNRLYGVLNKRLADREFIAGDYSIADMASYPWVVPYKNQGQEIDDFPHLKRWLETIGKRPATERAYAKAKEVNPNFGQPAIRTEEERKLLFGQTAAVVR; encoded by the coding sequence ATGATCGATCTCCACTACTGGTCCACGCCGAACGGCCACAAGATCACGATGTTCCTCGAAGAGACCGGATTGGAATACAAGGTTTTCCCGGTGAACATCGGCAAGGGCGATCAGTTCAAGCCCGATTTCCTGCAGGTCGCGCCGAACAACCGCATTCCGGCCATCGTCGATCACGCGCCGAAGGGCGGCGGCAAGCCGATCTCTCTGTTCGAATCCGGTGCGATCCTGCTCTATCTCGCCGAGAAGACCGGAAAATTTCTGCCTGCGGATCTCTACGGCCGCTATGACGCGATCCAGTGGACCTTCTGGCAGATGGGCGGGCTCGGGCCGATGGCCGGGCAGAACCATCACTTCCGCAACTATGCTGTCGAGAAGCTGCCTTACGCGATCGACCGCTATGTCAACGAGACCAACCGGCTCTACGGCGTGCTCAACAAGCGGCTCGCCGACCGCGAATTCATCGCCGGCGACTATTCGATCGCCGACATGGCGAGCTATCCCTGGGTCGTGCCCTACAAGAACCAGGGCCAGGAGATCGACGATTTCCCGCATCTGAAGCGCTGGCTGGAGACGATCGGCAAGCGCCCGGCGACCGAGCGCGCCTATGCCAAGGCGAAGGAGGTCAACCCGAATTTCGGCCAGCCCGCGATCCGCACCGAGGAAGAGCGCAAGCTGCTGTTCGGGCAGACCGCGGCGGTGGTGCGGTAG
- a CDS encoding crotonase/enoyl-CoA hydratase family protein yields the protein MPDPILLAIHDGIALITLNRPAQLNALNYQLIDQLMAALDRIEGDAGVRAAILTGAGERAFSAGADIKEFSESVKQGAAAVAVRDFVRRGQAMTARLEAFKKPVIAAINGLAFGGGCEITEAVHLAIASDRALFAKPEIKLGMPPTFGGTQRLPRLAGRKRALELLLAGDPFPPEHAREIGLINRIVPHDQLLAAARELAGRITRHSPGAVAGTITAVTRGLNMSIAEGLLVESEQFAALVPSRDLAEGLAAWKERRPAKYAGA from the coding sequence ATGCCCGACCCCATCCTGCTCGCCATCCACGACGGGATCGCCCTGATCACCCTGAATCGCCCCGCGCAGCTCAACGCGCTCAATTACCAGCTGATCGATCAGCTGATGGCGGCGCTCGACCGCATCGAGGGCGACGCCGGCGTGCGGGCCGCGATCCTGACCGGCGCCGGCGAGCGCGCCTTCTCGGCGGGCGCCGACATCAAGGAATTTTCGGAAAGCGTCAAGCAAGGCGCCGCCGCGGTCGCAGTGCGCGACTTCGTCCGCCGCGGCCAGGCCATGACCGCGCGGCTCGAAGCGTTCAAGAAGCCGGTCATCGCCGCGATCAACGGGCTCGCCTTCGGCGGCGGCTGCGAGATCACTGAGGCGGTGCATCTCGCCATCGCCAGCGACCGCGCGCTGTTCGCAAAACCCGAGATCAAGCTCGGCATGCCCCCGACCTTCGGCGGCACCCAGCGGCTGCCGCGGCTGGCGGGACGCAAGCGCGCCCTCGAGCTGCTGCTGGCTGGCGATCCGTTCCCGCCCGAGCACGCACGCGAGATCGGGCTGATCAACCGGATTGTGCCACACGATCAATTGCTGGCCGCCGCGCGCGAGCTCGCCGGCCGCATCACCAGGCATTCGCCCGGTGCCGTCGCCGGCACCATCACCGCGGTGACGCGCGGGCTCAACATGTCGATTGCCGAGGGCCTGCTGGTCGAGAGCGAGCAGTTCGCCGCGCTGGTGCCGAGCCGCGACCTCGCCGAGGGGCTCGCGGCGTGGAAGGAGCGGCGGCCGGCGAAGTATGCCGGGGCGTAG
- a CDS encoding TetR/AcrR family transcriptional regulator yields MPRPSEPTRERIVQAANSLFYSEGIRRVSVDEVAAKAGLTKRTLYYHFKSKDDLVAAYLAARDQPNLALFRKWFAEADGALPVKVEAIFKNLARSARHPKWKGCGFLRTSAELANMPGHPAIRIGAAHKKMFEDWLRATFVEQGIADPLKLARQILLLLDGSFAVVLLHRDASYMETAGQAARTLIEMALAKPGRKRG; encoded by the coding sequence ATGCCCCGACCCTCCGAACCCACCCGCGAGCGCATCGTCCAGGCGGCGAATTCGCTGTTCTACAGTGAAGGCATCCGCCGCGTCAGCGTCGACGAGGTGGCCGCCAAGGCCGGCCTCACCAAACGCACGCTGTATTATCACTTCAAGAGCAAGGACGACCTCGTCGCCGCCTATCTCGCCGCGCGCGACCAGCCCAATCTCGCGCTGTTCCGAAAATGGTTCGCGGAGGCCGATGGCGCGCTGCCGGTGAAGGTCGAGGCGATCTTCAAGAACCTCGCACGCTCGGCGCGGCATCCGAAATGGAAGGGCTGCGGCTTCCTGCGCACCTCGGCCGAGCTCGCCAACATGCCCGGGCATCCCGCGATCCGGATCGGCGCCGCGCACAAGAAGATGTTCGAGGACTGGCTGCGCGCGACCTTCGTGGAGCAGGGCATCGCCGACCCCCTCAAGCTGGCGCGGCAGATCCTGCTGCTGCTGGATGGATCATTCGCCGTGGTGCTGCTGCATCGCGACGCGAGCTACATGGAGACGGCCGGCCAGGCCGCGCGCACGCTGATCGAGATGGCGCTGGCGAAGCCGGGGCGCAAACGGGGCTAG
- a CDS encoding HAD family hydrolase: protein MNAPWTVDAVLLDMDGTLLDTEKVYFDSLVAALNACGYADGVVALCHSMVGLPGPVCEAMLRDHYGAAFPLAEVNRAFIVTRDRMFDAGLPLKPGTIALLDGLAVADRRTAIVTSSSRRTAERHLALAGIRDRFDTLLTLDDVTHGKPDPELYLKAAARLDVTPAACIAVEDSNHGVAAAHAAGAITLMVPDMAPPTEATRAKCAAVLPDLNAVLALLQERGAL, encoded by the coding sequence GTGAACGCACCCTGGACCGTCGACGCCGTCCTGCTGGACATGGACGGCACGCTGCTGGACACCGAGAAAGTCTACTTCGACAGCCTGGTCGCGGCGCTGAATGCATGCGGCTACGCCGACGGCGTCGTCGCGCTGTGCCATTCCATGGTCGGACTTCCCGGCCCGGTCTGTGAAGCGATGCTGCGCGATCATTACGGCGCGGCGTTCCCGCTCGCCGAGGTCAATCGCGCCTTCATCGTCACCCGCGATCGCATGTTTGACGCCGGCCTGCCGCTCAAGCCCGGCACGATCGCACTGCTCGACGGTCTTGCCGTCGCCGACCGCCGGACCGCGATCGTGACCTCGTCATCGCGCCGCACGGCCGAACGCCATCTCGCGCTCGCCGGAATCCGCGACCGCTTCGACACGCTGCTGACGCTCGACGACGTGACCCACGGCAAGCCGGATCCGGAGCTCTATCTGAAGGCGGCCGCGCGGCTCGACGTGACGCCGGCGGCCTGCATCGCGGTGGAGGATTCCAACCACGGCGTCGCCGCGGCCCACGCCGCCGGCGCCATCACGCTGATGGTGCCGGATATGGCGCCGCCGACCGAAGCGACGCGCGCGAAATGCGCAGCCGTGCTGCCGGACCTCAACGCCGTGCTGGCGCTGCTGCAGGAGCGTGGCGCGCTCTAA
- a CDS encoding DUF1800 family protein, whose amino-acid sequence MPGLLSTPELGKQVFDYQFEIQQARNAAKAAQQGASETPPQGPDAKPQQRRNLSLSTAAKEIAGKDPAMQPQAADSANAAMTPSATMQPPTMQTVAGPPKPPAQPLNIIQKTFRAEALARLQRGVVADCGFVERLVVFWSNHFCISANKGALARMWAGSFEREAIRPHVLGRFGDMLKTVEQHPAMLFFLDNQQSLGPESRAGINRSRGLNENLAREIMELHTLGVGSGYTQDDVTALARVITGWTFAGRRGQLGAPGSFVFNANAHQPGPQQVLGKTYAQAGLAQGEAVLSDIARHPSTAKFIATKFARHFVADDPPPALVAKLQDSFTRTDGDLRALATALVQSNEAWQAPLTKMRSPYEFLLASGRLLARNPEDPGRYLNGLNVLGQPLWSPAGPNGFPDTAAAWAAPEGIKLRLDISAQLASQLADRFDPRDLLELIAADAASVETRRTIERAESRQQALALLLMSPEFQRR is encoded by the coding sequence GTGCCGGGCCTGCTCTCGACGCCGGAGCTCGGCAAGCAGGTGTTCGACTATCAGTTCGAGATCCAGCAGGCGCGCAATGCCGCGAAAGCCGCGCAGCAAGGCGCGAGCGAGACGCCGCCGCAGGGGCCGGACGCGAAGCCGCAGCAGCGGCGCAATCTGTCGCTATCGACCGCCGCCAAGGAGATCGCAGGCAAGGATCCGGCGATGCAGCCGCAGGCCGCAGACAGCGCCAATGCGGCAATGACGCCGTCCGCGACGATGCAGCCTCCGACGATGCAGACGGTGGCCGGTCCGCCCAAGCCGCCGGCGCAACCGCTCAACATCATTCAGAAGACGTTCCGCGCCGAGGCGCTGGCGCGGTTGCAACGCGGCGTGGTCGCCGATTGTGGTTTCGTCGAGCGGCTCGTGGTGTTCTGGTCCAACCACTTCTGCATCTCCGCCAACAAGGGCGCGCTGGCGCGGATGTGGGCCGGCTCGTTCGAACGCGAGGCGATCCGCCCCCATGTGCTCGGCCGCTTCGGCGACATGCTGAAAACTGTCGAGCAGCATCCGGCGATGCTGTTCTTCCTCGACAACCAGCAATCGCTCGGGCCGGAGTCACGTGCCGGCATCAATCGCAGCCGCGGCCTCAACGAGAATCTGGCGCGCGAGATCATGGAGCTGCATACGCTCGGCGTCGGCAGCGGCTACACCCAGGACGACGTCACGGCGCTGGCACGGGTCATCACCGGCTGGACCTTTGCCGGCCGCCGGGGCCAGCTAGGTGCGCCCGGCAGCTTCGTGTTCAATGCCAATGCGCACCAGCCCGGGCCGCAGCAGGTGCTGGGCAAGACCTACGCGCAGGCCGGCCTCGCACAGGGCGAGGCTGTGCTATCAGATATCGCTCGGCATCCCTCGACCGCGAAATTCATCGCGACCAAATTTGCCCGTCACTTCGTCGCCGACGATCCGCCGCCGGCGCTGGTGGCGAAGCTGCAGGACTCCTTCACCAGGACCGACGGCGATCTCAGGGCGCTGGCCACCGCGCTCGTTCAGTCGAACGAGGCGTGGCAGGCGCCGTTGACGAAGATGCGCTCGCCTTATGAATTCCTGCTCGCCTCCGGCCGGCTGCTGGCACGCAATCCGGAGGATCCGGGCCGCTACCTCAACGGTCTCAACGTGCTCGGCCAACCGCTGTGGTCGCCGGCCGGGCCGAACGGCTTTCCGGATACCGCGGCGGCATGGGCCGCGCCTGAGGGCATCAAGCTCAGGCTCGACATCTCGGCGCAGCTTGCCTCGCAACTGGCCGACCGGTTCGACCCGCGTGACCTGCTCGAGCTGATTGCGGCGGATGCCGCTTCGGTCGAGACGCGGCGCACCATCGAGCGCGCGGAATCGCGGCAGCAGGCGCTGGCACTGCTGCTGATGTCGCCGGAATTCCAGAGGAGATGA
- a CDS encoding DUF1501 domain-containing protein encodes MTMDCSESLMLQATSRRALLLGGASFAAWAYLPKFARAADGRDPRFVTIILRGALDGLATVAPVGDPDYAGLHGAIALKADGPNAAVMLDPFFGLHPAMPELARMYRAKQAAVVHAVATSYRDRSHFDGQDVLESGFPGPGRVQSGWLNRALEALPRGERVTSALAVGPTTPLVLRGAAPTVGWAPTALPQAADDTAMRLLDLYQHRDPTLASALTQGLQLEKQAQGNEMKPQPGGGGVAAMRLVARGAAKLMAADDGPRIGALAFDGWDTHANEGGPVGRLAQLLGGLDGALAEFQSGLGARWRDTVIVVATEFGRTAPINGTEGTDHGTGTIALLAGGAVNGGRMITDWPGLKPANLYQARDLAPTTDLRAVIKGVLHDQFGLGERVLADAVFPDSAPVKPMKGLVA; translated from the coding sequence ATGACCATGGATTGCTCCGAGAGCTTGATGCTGCAGGCGACGTCGCGTCGCGCGCTGCTGCTCGGCGGCGCCTCCTTTGCCGCCTGGGCCTATCTGCCGAAATTCGCGCGCGCGGCCGATGGCCGCGATCCGCGCTTCGTCACCATCATCCTGCGCGGCGCGCTCGATGGCCTTGCCACCGTGGCGCCGGTCGGCGACCCCGATTACGCCGGCCTGCACGGCGCGATCGCGCTGAAAGCCGACGGACCGAACGCGGCCGTGATGCTCGATCCCTTCTTCGGCCTGCATCCGGCGATGCCGGAACTCGCGCGGATGTATCGCGCCAAGCAGGCCGCGGTGGTTCATGCGGTTGCGACCTCCTATCGCGATCGCTCGCATTTTGATGGCCAGGATGTGCTGGAGAGTGGCTTCCCCGGGCCCGGCCGGGTGCAGTCGGGCTGGCTCAACCGCGCGCTCGAAGCCTTGCCAAGGGGTGAGCGGGTGACGAGCGCGCTTGCCGTCGGTCCGACCACACCGCTGGTGTTGCGCGGCGCAGCGCCGACCGTCGGCTGGGCGCCGACCGCGTTGCCGCAGGCCGCCGACGACACCGCGATGCGGCTGCTCGATCTCTACCAGCACCGCGATCCGACGCTGGCGAGCGCGCTGACGCAAGGCTTGCAGCTCGAGAAGCAGGCGCAGGGCAACGAGATGAAGCCGCAGCCCGGCGGTGGCGGCGTCGCGGCGATGCGGCTGGTGGCGCGCGGCGCCGCCAAATTGATGGCGGCGGATGACGGCCCGCGGATCGGTGCGCTGGCCTTCGACGGCTGGGACACCCATGCCAATGAAGGCGGGCCGGTCGGCCGGCTTGCGCAGTTGCTTGGCGGTCTCGACGGCGCGCTGGCGGAATTTCAGAGCGGCTTAGGTGCGCGCTGGCGCGACACCGTGATCGTGGTCGCCACCGAGTTCGGCCGCACCGCGCCCATCAACGGCACCGAGGGCACCGACCACGGCACCGGCACGATCGCGCTGCTCGCCGGCGGTGCGGTGAACGGCGGCCGGATGATCACCGACTGGCCGGGCCTGAAGCCGGCCAATCTCTACCAGGCCCGCGACCTCGCCCCGACCACCGACCTGCGCGCCGTGATCAAGGGCGTGCTGCACGACCAGTTCGGCCTCGGCGAGCGCGTGCTGGCCGATGCCGTGTTCCCGGACAGCGCCCCGGTGAAGCCGATGAAGGGGCTGGTGGCCTAG
- a CDS encoding aldo/keto reductase, protein MEIRNLGGSGLRVSAVGIGCNNFGQRTDLETSRKVIHKAIDLGITLFDTADIYAGMGGSETVLGTVLGDRRKDIVLATKFSKPMATDGTRQGASRRYIMSAVEASLTRLKTDYIDLYQQHDYDPLTPIDETLRALDDLVRQGKVRYIGNSNFPAWRIAEAEYVARELNVNRFVSCQDEYSLVVRGIEKDLLPAAQQYNLGLLPFFPLASGLLAGKYQRGAAAPADTRFAKAPALKDRYVTPRNEDIVEQLQAFAQERGHSMLELAFSWLAARPQVASVIAGATRVEQVEQNVKAISWKLSAEEMAEIDRITKG, encoded by the coding sequence ATGGAAATTCGTAATCTCGGCGGCTCCGGCCTGCGCGTGTCCGCGGTCGGCATCGGCTGCAACAATTTCGGCCAGCGCACCGATCTGGAAACCTCGCGCAAGGTGATCCACAAGGCGATCGATCTCGGCATCACCCTGTTCGACACCGCCGACATCTATGCGGGCATGGGCGGCTCGGAGACCGTGCTCGGCACCGTGCTGGGCGATCGCCGCAAGGACATCGTGCTCGCCACGAAATTCTCCAAGCCAATGGCGACCGACGGCACCAGGCAGGGCGCCTCGCGGCGCTACATCATGTCCGCGGTCGAAGCGAGCCTCACCCGCCTGAAGACCGACTACATCGATCTCTACCAGCAGCACGATTATGATCCGCTGACCCCGATCGACGAGACGCTGCGCGCGCTCGACGATCTCGTGCGCCAGGGCAAGGTGCGCTACATCGGCAACTCGAACTTCCCAGCGTGGCGGATCGCAGAGGCAGAATACGTTGCGCGCGAGCTGAACGTGAACCGCTTCGTGTCCTGCCAGGACGAATACAGCCTCGTGGTGCGCGGCATAGAGAAGGACCTCTTGCCCGCCGCGCAGCAATACAATCTTGGCCTGCTGCCGTTCTTCCCGCTCGCGAGCGGTCTTCTGGCCGGCAAGTACCAGCGCGGTGCCGCCGCTCCCGCCGACACCCGTTTCGCCAAGGCGCCGGCCTTGAAGGACCGCTACGTCACACCACGCAACGAGGACATCGTCGAGCAGCTGCAGGCCTTTGCACAGGAGCGCGGCCACAGCATGCTCGAGCTCGCCTTCTCCTGGCTCGCCGCCCGCCCGCAAGTCGCAAGCGTCATCGCCGGCGCGACGCGCGTCGAACAGGTCGAGCAGAACGTCAAGGCGATCAGCTGGAAGCTGAGTGCGGAGGAGATGGCGGAGATCGATCGGATTACGAAGGGGTAA
- a CDS encoding GNAT family N-acetyltransferase yields the protein MSDDVTIRFVTRDDYAQWLPLWDGYNAFYERSGPTALAPEITAMTWQRFFDAYEPVHALVADAGGTLLGLTHYLFHRSTTAIAPTCYLQDLFTSEAARGKGVGRALINGVYAQAKLVGSPRVYWQTHETNHTAMQLYDKVADKPGFVIYRKII from the coding sequence ATGTCCGACGACGTCACCATCCGCTTCGTCACGCGCGACGATTACGCCCAGTGGCTCCCTCTATGGGACGGCTACAACGCCTTCTATGAACGGTCAGGACCGACCGCGCTCGCGCCCGAGATCACCGCGATGACGTGGCAGCGCTTCTTCGATGCCTACGAGCCGGTGCATGCGCTGGTCGCCGACGCCGGCGGCACGCTGCTCGGGCTGACGCATTATCTGTTTCACCGCTCGACCACGGCGATCGCGCCCACCTGCTATCTGCAGGATCTCTTCACCAGTGAGGCCGCGCGCGGCAAGGGCGTCGGCCGCGCCTTGATCAACGGCGTCTACGCGCAGGCGAAACTCGTCGGATCGCCGCGCGTCTACTGGCAGACGCATGAGACCAACCACACCGCGATGCAGCTTTATGACAAGGTCGCGGACAAGCCCGGCTTCGTCATCTATCGCAAGATCATCTGA